One Romboutsia sp. 13368 genomic window carries:
- the rsxA gene encoding electron transport complex subunit RsxA, which translates to MNLILLFLNIVLVNNVITSQFMGICPFLGVSKKVDTAVGMGAAVTFVLTLASFITYFVQKLLEITNNQFLQTIAFILVIASIVQFVEMVIQKMSPSLYQALGVFLPLITTNCAVLGIALVNVQNNFNLVETIVNGFGAGIGFTLAIVLFAGIRERLELADIQESFKGFPSTMIAASLMAIAFLGFSGLINL; encoded by the coding sequence ATGAATTTAATACTTTTATTTTTAAATATAGTACTTGTAAATAATGTTATAACTTCTCAGTTTATGGGAATATGTCCTTTCTTAGGAGTATCTAAAAAAGTTGATACAGCTGTAGGAATGGGAGCTGCAGTTACATTTGTTTTAACTTTAGCTTCTTTTATAACATATTTTGTTCAAAAACTATTAGAAATAACTAATAATCAATTTTTACAAACCATAGCATTTATACTAGTCATAGCATCTATAGTTCAATTTGTTGAGATGGTTATACAAAAAATGAGCCCATCGTTATATCAAGCATTAGGTGTATTTTTACCTCTTATAACTACAAACTGTGCAGTTTTAGGGATAGCGCTTGTTAATGTTCAAAATAATTTTAATTTAGTAGAAACAATAGTAAATGGATTTGGAGCAGGAATAGGATTTACTTTAGCTATAGTTTTATTTGCTGGAATAAGAGAGAGATTAGAATTAGCAGATATACAAGAGAGTTTCAAAGGATTTCCATCAACTATGATAGCAGCAAGTTTAATGGCAATAGCGTTCTTAGGATTTTCTGGTCTTATAAATCTATAA
- a CDS encoding RnfABCDGE type electron transport complex subunit B: MGVYVVSILNSILVLGGLGLIFGAILAYASKKFAVDVDERVESILEVLPGANCGGCGFPGCGGLASAIVEGKASVNGCPVGGSDCASKIGDIMGISSEAGEKQVAKVLCKGNCQSAKDKYTYEGIQDCRSASMLNSGPKDCKFGCLGLGTCRDYCKFDAISIVDGVAIIDEDKCVMCGKCIEVCPKSIIGKKPASKEVVVECSSKDFGKIVKEKCSVGCIGCGLCQKACPFGAIEFENKIAKINYDKCVECMACVRKCPTKVIKGDFSKKQKVSIEQGLCVGCTICKKQCKFDAIEGELKEKHIVDESKCVGCHLCMQKCPKKAIKTI, translated from the coding sequence ATGGGGGTGTATGTAGTGTCGATACTAAATTCTATTTTAGTCTTAGGGGGATTAGGGCTAATATTTGGAGCAATTTTAGCATATGCTTCTAAAAAATTTGCAGTTGATGTAGATGAAAGAGTAGAGTCTATTTTAGAAGTTCTTCCAGGTGCTAACTGTGGAGGATGTGGATTTCCAGGTTGTGGAGGTCTTGCAAGTGCTATAGTAGAAGGTAAAGCATCTGTGAATGGTTGTCCAGTAGGTGGATCTGACTGTGCATCTAAAATAGGTGATATAATGGGAATATCTTCTGAAGCTGGAGAAAAACAAGTAGCAAAGGTGCTATGTAAAGGAAATTGCCAAAGTGCAAAAGATAAATACACATATGAAGGAATACAAGATTGTAGATCTGCTAGTATGCTAAATTCAGGACCAAAAGATTGTAAGTTTGGATGTCTAGGTCTTGGAACCTGTAGAGATTACTGTAAGTTTGATGCTATTTCTATAGTTGATGGAGTAGCTATAATAGATGAAGATAAATGTGTAATGTGTGGGAAGTGCATAGAAGTTTGTCCAAAATCTATAATAGGCAAAAAACCAGCTAGTAAAGAGGTAGTGGTTGAGTGTAGTAGTAAAGATTTCGGAAAAATAGTAAAAGAGAAATGTAGTGTGGGATGTATAGGATGTGGTTTATGCCAAAAGGCTTGTCCGTTTGGAGCTATTGAATTTGAAAATAAAATAGCTAAGATAAACTATGATAAATGTGTTGAATGTATGGCATGTGTAAGAAAGTGCCCTACTAAAGTAATAAAAGGCGATTTTAGTAAAAAACAAAAGGTTAGTATAGAACAAGGACTTTGTGTTGGATGTACAATTTGTAAAAAACAATGTAAATTCGATGCAATAGAAGGAGAGCTAAAAGAAAAGCATATTGTTGATGAATCTAAATGTGTTGGATGTCATCTATGCATGCAAAAATGTCCTAAAAAAGCTATTAAAACTATATAA
- a CDS encoding Maf family protein, protein MNIILASASPRRREILENTNVKFDIISSSIDELVLEGESPCQMVMRLAFEKGTDIASKRKSDLVISADTIVVLDNTVLGKPKDEEEARAMITNLSGKTHQVITGISLINLENNKKIIDYVISNVKFKNLSEDDINDYIKTKESLDKAGAYGIQGYGALLVEEIQGDYFNIVGLPISKLSDLLKKHFNINLFAEGDLSE, encoded by the coding sequence ATGAATATAATATTGGCATCAGCCTCTCCTAGAAGAAGAGAAATTCTAGAAAATACTAATGTCAAATTTGATATAATATCAAGTTCTATAGATGAATTAGTATTAGAAGGTGAGTCTCCTTGTCAGATGGTAATGAGGCTTGCATTTGAAAAGGGTACAGATATAGCATCAAAACGAAAAAGTGATTTAGTTATAAGTGCAGATACTATTGTTGTACTAGATAATACTGTATTAGGCAAACCTAAGGATGAAGAAGAAGCTAGAGCTATGATAACAAACTTATCAGGTAAAACACATCAAGTTATAACTGGGATCAGCCTAATAAATTTAGAAAACAATAAAAAGATAATAGATTATGTTATTAGTAATGTTAAATTTAAAAATTTATCTGAAGATGATATAAATGATTATATAAAAACTAAAGAATCTTTGGATAAAGCAGGAGCTTATGGAATACAAGGATATGGAGCTCTATTAGTAGAGGAAATTCAAGGTGACTATTTTAATATAGTAGGATTACCTATATCTAAACTTAGTGATTTACTAAAAAAACACTTTAATATAAATCTTTTTGCGGAGGGCGATTTATCTGAATAA
- the radC gene encoding RadC family protein, producing the protein MALEERPREKMLLQGEKSLSNAELLAIILRTGTKQKNVIELANYIINKDSQGIRYLQDITIEELCEIDGVGQTKATMIKASLELGRRVASFKPIKYKVKNPWDIYKYYMDNLRYLKKEIFKVVLLNTKNEIITDVDVSVGTLNSSLVHPREVFIEAIKRSANKIILIHNHPSGTIEPSIEDKNITNRLINCGEIIGIEVIDHIIIGDGVYFSFKENMII; encoded by the coding sequence ATGGCATTAGAAGAAAGACCTAGAGAAAAAATGCTTTTACAAGGAGAAAAGAGTTTATCTAATGCAGAGTTATTAGCTATTATTCTTAGAACCGGAACTAAGCAAAAAAATGTAATTGAGTTAGCAAATTACATTATAAATAAAGATTCTCAAGGAATAAGGTACCTACAAGATATAACTATTGAAGAGTTATGTGAAATAGATGGTGTAGGACAAACAAAAGCAACTATGATTAAGGCTTCGTTGGAGTTAGGTAGAAGAGTTGCAAGTTTTAAACCTATTAAATATAAGGTTAAAAATCCTTGGGATATATATAAGTATTATATGGATAATTTAAGATACCTAAAAAAGGAAATTTTTAAGGTAGTTCTTTTAAATACAAAAAATGAAATAATAACTGATGTGGATGTGTCTGTTGGAACATTAAATTCATCATTAGTACATCCAAGAGAAGTTTTTATAGAAGCGATAAAGAGAAGTGCAAATAAAATTATATTAATACACAATCATCCATCTGGGACTATAGAACCTTCTATAGAGGATAAAAATATAACTAACAGGCTTATTAATTGTGGAGAGATAATAGGAATAGAGGTTATAGACCATATAATAATTGGTGATGGAGTATACTTTAGTTTTAAAGAAAATATGATAATTTGA
- a CDS encoding rod shape-determining protein, with protein MSKEKKEKKEKKGLMSMFGLKKMTKDMGIDLGTANTLVYIKGQGIVVREPSVVAIRDDSKEVLAVGEEAKRMIGRTPGNIVAIRPMKDGVIADFDVTESMLRYFIQKAAAKKGVVTPRIAICVPYGVTEVEKRAIEEAARTAGARDAYLIEEPMAAAIGAGLRVEEPEGNMVVDIGGGTTEIAIISLGGIVTAKSIRIGGDEFDESIVSYVKKEYSLAIGERTAEDVKISIGSAFKDDQEHNMQIRGRDLISGLPKTIEISSTEVRDALREPINSIVDAIKSTLEKTPPELASDIMENGIMLTGGGALLRGLDKLVKQETGMPVQIAENPLDCVALGTGKSVEDQEIFEKVLMMNARK; from the coding sequence ATGAGTAAAGAGAAAAAAGAAAAAAAAGAGAAAAAGGGATTAATGTCTATGTTTGGATTAAAAAAAATGACAAAGGACATGGGGATAGATTTAGGAACAGCTAATACTTTAGTTTACATAAAGGGACAAGGAATAGTAGTAAGAGAGCCATCTGTTGTTGCAATAAGAGACGATAGCAAAGAAGTTTTAGCAGTTGGTGAGGAAGCAAAGAGAATGATAGGTAGAACACCTGGTAATATAGTAGCTATAAGACCTATGAAAGATGGAGTTATAGCTGATTTTGATGTTACAGAATCTATGCTTAGATACTTTATACAAAAAGCAGCAGCTAAAAAAGGTGTTGTAACACCAAGAATAGCTATATGTGTTCCTTATGGAGTAACAGAAGTAGAAAAAAGAGCTATAGAAGAAGCTGCAAGAACAGCTGGAGCAAGAGATGCATACCTTATAGAAGAGCCGATGGCAGCAGCTATAGGTGCAGGACTTAGAGTAGAAGAGCCAGAAGGAAATATGGTTGTAGATATCGGTGGAGGTACTACTGAAATAGCTATAATATCTTTAGGTGGTATAGTTACAGCTAAATCAATAAGAATCGGTGGAGATGAATTTGATGAATCAATAGTTAGCTATGTTAAAAAAGAATATAGCTTAGCTATAGGTGAAAGAACAGCAGAAGATGTAAAGATAAGCATAGGATCTGCATTTAAAGATGATCAAGAACATAATATGCAAATAAGAGGTAGAGATTTAATATCAGGATTACCTAAGACTATAGAAATAAGTTCAACAGAAGTAAGAGATGCTTTAAGAGAACCTATAAATTCTATTGTAGATGCAATAAAATCAACTTTAGAAAAGACACCACCAGAATTAGCATCAGATATAATGGAAAATGGAATAATGTTAACTGGAGGAGGAGCATTACTTAGAGGATTAGATAAGCTAGTTAAGCAAGAAACAGGAATGCCAGTTCAAATAGCTGAAAATCCGCTAGATTGTGTTGCATTAGGAACTGGTAAATCAGTTGAAGATCAAGAAATATTTGAAAAAGTATTAATGATGAATGCTAGAAAGTAA
- the mreC gene encoding rod shape-determining protein MreC has protein sequence MISLRFDKNKKEKKINFKVVATSVVAITLIGIVGISIGKYSGSNPIGGQVVLDIIEPIGKNLNSGFMFLKDSFKDIINYKDNSKKVNSLQEENQKLKEEIIALNSQLDEVQSLESLKKSLNYIDEKYQAKAISTSVVGKSDGNWYESLVIGAGKNQGVKEDSIVINGNGLIGVVYEVSENYSKAISLLDTKSSVSFKLLKNSKLKGVITQNSTLEDKENYKNKGYLYGYMFDSSYNVLPGDVLTTSGLGLYPKDIPIGEVDKVIDDKNKSMKFVVVKPYVNFKNIDDVVVIEPRNIG, from the coding sequence GTGATATCTTTGAGATTCGATAAGAATAAAAAAGAAAAAAAGATTAATTTTAAAGTGGTAGCAACAAGTGTAGTTGCTATCACTTTAATTGGAATTGTGGGAATATCTATAGGAAAATATTCAGGTAGTAACCCTATAGGGGGACAAGTTGTTTTGGATATAATAGAGCCTATAGGTAAAAATTTAAATAGTGGATTTATGTTCTTAAAAGATAGTTTTAAAGACATAATAAATTATAAAGATAATTCTAAAAAGGTTAATAGCTTACAAGAGGAAAATCAGAAACTAAAAGAAGAGATAATTGCTTTAAATAGTCAATTAGATGAAGTTCAATCTCTTGAAAGTTTAAAAAAATCTTTAAATTATATAGATGAAAAATACCAAGCTAAAGCTATTTCGACAAGTGTTGTTGGAAAAAGTGATGGTAATTGGTATGAGTCACTTGTCATAGGTGCAGGTAAAAATCAAGGGGTAAAAGAAGACAGTATAGTTATTAATGGAAATGGTTTAATAGGTGTAGTATATGAGGTATCAGAAAACTATAGTAAGGCTATATCATTGTTAGATACAAAATCATCTGTAAGCTTTAAATTATTAAAAAATTCCAAACTTAAGGGAGTTATAACACAAAACTCTACACTTGAAGATAAGGAAAATTATAAAAATAAAGGATATTTATATGGGTATATGTTTGATAGTTCATATAATGTATTGCCTGGAGATGTATTAACAACATCTGGATTAGGTCTGTATCCTAAAGATATACCTATAGGAGAAGTTGATAAAGTTATAGATGACAAAAATAAATCTATGAAGTTTGTGGTAGTTAAACCGTATGTAAACTTTAAAAATATAGATGATGTAGTTGTTATTGAACCAAGGAATATAGGGTAA
- the mreD gene encoding rod shape-determining protein MreD: MKKVLLCLLGILLVIVEMSITNYIDIFDVSFNLIIIYITIISLYLDKTEASIIGAIIGIVKDIAVGGIFGVNALILFTVGYGISLLKNEIYKESNITIFALVFITSLFNSVVNMVTVMAVYNTYGILKLLMRGILILPLINSTLSILLYNIFKASILKLKED, from the coding sequence ATGAAAAAGGTTTTACTTTGTCTTTTAGGAATTTTACTAGTAATAGTTGAAATGAGTATTACTAATTATATAGACATATTTGATGTAAGTTTTAATTTAATTATAATTTACATTACTATAATATCACTTTACTTGGATAAAACAGAGGCGAGTATAATAGGTGCTATAATAGGCATTGTAAAAGATATAGCTGTAGGTGGAATATTTGGTGTTAATGCATTAATTTTATTTACAGTAGGATACGGAATAAGCTTGTTAAAAAATGAAATATACAAAGAAAGCAACATTACTATCTTTGCATTAGTTTTTATTACAAGTTTATTTAACTCTGTAGTAAATATGGTTACTGTAATGGCTGTTTATAATACTTATGGTATATTAAAATTACTTATGAGAGGTATATTAATACTACCTTTGATTAATTCAACCTTAAGTATATTATTATATAACATATTTAAAGCATCCATATTGAAACTTAAAGAAGATTAG
- a CDS encoding penicillin-binding transpeptidase domain-containing protein — protein MEDKKKVDRLSIIRNLIIIAFVFIFAKILYITTFKYEHYTELAENKTYKELVIKAPRGEIRDRYGRLLAGNKNLFTVQVSGDGIKKTDSNGNSMANDICLRLINLLEKNKEEYVDEFPIYIEKGKYYYTFDKNIREYKENNEIPQELDAKESFYYLVDKLISEGTLSEDDRNLEPSKLQKKLNENAYYPPILVSKWLFTEEKNKQDWLESYNIKDTNITAKKAFNEIRNSKSYQIDKKLSDLEARKILVVRDLIKSQGYSQYNPVTIAKDISENTISQLEESAINLPGVSVAVEPVRYYPNTTLASHIIGHMGKMPSGQEEEYLNREEGKTYSKGDTVGISGIENSYEEQLRGIDGYKRVQVDALGRITKELDVSEPESGDTVYLSIDKDLQEDTENALKGVLQALKVGGTYKSKYGDKTFSSPAKNAESGAVIAIDVKTGDVLSMASYPNYDPNKFVNGISYEDYEDLQPKNKNDVLAANPQVNLATQGVFQPGSTFKMVTGMAAIDQGLSPNYAIQDTGVIRLGGPKSRPFADLIWHKSRSNHGYTDLYKAIQESCNIYFYTIGSGKNYTGGKDPDVKVGAKGIIEYAKKFGLDEYTGLNEEIDERKGSVPNMESKLKSTKALLRSYLTKEMANDFTDITKSKNPDEYEKRIDEIVSWADETKTVGRVEAMERLTNMKVKEDRVETLADNIVFSYLNFAKWSTADTFNISIGQGENQYTPAQMARYVAAIGNGGKLLELSVVDRVISSDYDSVEIDENKVEEIDFNDKEKLKDLIEGMKRVCTEGSAKGIFGPNYPISVAAKTGTAEKSGKIPTDNEVEYLKSHMASYGVSTEEAVNLAEKLKKEREEELTIERINEIKEELKRKDLEEEERKSLEEELEDGVNVKLEDTDKVNSSYLRKAIKELNPNITDDTIDSFKESYKSFSWSVALAPADDPEIAVVAMIPQGESSSNAMLLIREVLGSYFDLAKNKVEKDNKSDENTDIIKEENINFVSQMKK, from the coding sequence ATGGAAGATAAGAAAAAAGTAGATAGATTATCTATAATAAGAAATCTTATAATTATAGCATTTGTTTTTATATTTGCAAAAATATTATATATAACAACCTTTAAGTACGAGCATTATACTGAATTAGCTGAAAATAAAACATATAAGGAGCTTGTAATTAAAGCACCTAGAGGTGAAATTAGAGATAGATATGGAAGATTACTTGCAGGAAATAAAAACTTATTTACGGTTCAAGTATCTGGTGATGGAATAAAAAAAACAGACTCAAATGGAAACTCTATGGCAAATGATATATGTTTAAGATTGATAAATTTATTAGAAAAAAATAAAGAAGAATATGTAGATGAGTTTCCTATATACATAGAAAAGGGAAAGTATTACTATACATTTGATAAAAATATAAGAGAATATAAAGAAAATAATGAAATACCTCAGGAATTAGATGCTAAAGAAAGTTTTTATTATTTAGTTGATAAGTTAATATCTGAAGGGACACTATCTGAGGATGATAGAAATTTAGAACCAAGTAAACTGCAAAAAAAATTAAATGAAAATGCATATTATCCTCCTATTCTAGTTAGTAAATGGTTATTTACAGAAGAAAAAAATAAACAAGACTGGTTAGAAAGTTATAATATAAAAGATACTAACATAACTGCAAAAAAGGCTTTTAATGAAATAAGAAATAGCAAAAGTTATCAAATTGATAAAAAATTAAGTGATTTAGAAGCAAGAAAAATATTAGTAGTAAGAGATCTTATAAAGTCTCAAGGATATTCTCAGTATAACCCAGTTACTATAGCTAAAGATATAAGTGAAAATACTATATCTCAGCTTGAAGAAAGTGCTATAAATTTACCTGGAGTATCAGTAGCAGTAGAACCAGTTAGGTATTATCCTAATACAACTCTGGCATCTCATATAATAGGTCATATGGGAAAAATGCCATCTGGACAGGAAGAAGAGTACCTTAATAGAGAAGAAGGAAAAACTTATTCTAAAGGAGATACTGTAGGTATATCAGGTATAGAAAACAGCTATGAGGAACAACTTCGTGGAATTGATGGATATAAAAGAGTACAAGTTGATGCATTAGGAAGAATAACTAAGGAGTTAGATGTATCAGAGCCAGAGTCAGGAGATACAGTATATCTTAGTATAGATAAAGATTTGCAGGAAGATACAGAAAATGCACTAAAAGGAGTATTACAAGCACTTAAAGTTGGAGGAACGTATAAGAGTAAATATGGAGATAAAACTTTTTCAAGTCCAGCTAAAAATGCTGAATCAGGTGCAGTTATAGCTATAGATGTTAAGACAGGAGATGTTTTATCTATGGCGAGTTATCCTAATTATGATCCAAATAAATTTGTTAATGGAATTTCTTATGAGGATTACGAAGATTTACAGCCTAAAAATAAAAATGATGTTTTAGCTGCTAATCCTCAAGTTAACTTAGCTACGCAAGGGGTATTCCAACCAGGATCTACATTCAAAATGGTAACTGGAATGGCGGCTATAGACCAAGGTTTAAGTCCTAATTATGCAATACAAGATACTGGAGTAATTAGATTAGGTGGACCTAAAAGTAGACCATTTGCAGACTTAATATGGCATAAATCTAGAAGTAATCATGGATATACAGATTTATATAAAGCAATACAAGAATCTTGTAATATATATTTCTATACTATAGGTTCAGGTAAAAATTATACAGGAGGTAAAGATCCAGATGTTAAGGTTGGAGCTAAAGGTATAATTGAATATGCTAAGAAGTTTGGACTTGATGAGTATACAGGTTTAAATGAAGAAATAGATGAAAGAAAAGGTAGTGTTCCTAATATGGAATCTAAACTTAAATCGACAAAGGCTTTATTAAGGAGCTACCTTACAAAGGAAATGGCAAATGATTTTACAGATATAACTAAATCTAAAAATCCTGATGAATATGAAAAAAGAATAGACGAAATAGTATCTTGGGCAGATGAAACCAAAACGGTAGGTAGAGTTGAGGCTATGGAAAGACTTACTAATATGAAAGTTAAAGAAGATAGAGTAGAAACCTTAGCAGATAATATTGTATTTAGTTATTTAAATTTTGCTAAGTGGAGTACAGCTGATACTTTTAATATTTCAATAGGCCAAGGAGAAAATCAATATACACCTGCTCAAATGGCAAGATATGTTGCTGCTATAGGTAATGGAGGAAAACTTCTAGAACTATCTGTAGTAGATAGGGTTATTTCAAGTGATTATGATTCTGTAGAAATAGATGAAAATAAAGTAGAAGAAATAGACTTTAATGATAAAGAAAAGCTAAAAGATTTAATTGAAGGTATGAAAAGAGTTTGTACAGAAGGTTCAGCTAAAGGTATATTTGGACCTAATTACCCAATAAGCGTAGCAGCTAAAACTGGTACGGCAGAAAAAAGTGGTAAGATACCTACAGACAATGAAGTTGAATACTTAAAGAGTCATATGGCATCTTATGGAGTTTCTACAGAGGAAGCTGTTAATCTTGCTGAAAAGCTTAAGAAAGAAAGAGAAGAAGAGTTAACTATAGAAAGAATAAATGAAATAAAAGAAGAATTAAAAAGAAAAGATTTAGAAGAAGAAGAAAGAAAGTCTTTAGAAGAAGAACTAGAAGATGGTGTTAATGTTAAATTAGAAGATACTGATAAAGTAAATTCATCATATTTAAGAAAAGCAATAAAAGAATTAAATCCTAATATAACTGATGACACAATAGATTCTTTTAAAGAAAGTTACAAGTCGTTTTCTTGGTCTGTAGCTCTTGCACCAGCAGATGATCCGGAAATTGCAGTAGTTGCAATGATACCACAAGGGGAAAGTAGTAGTAATGCAATGTTACTTATTAGAGAAGTATTAGGATCATATTTTGATTTAGCTAAGAATAAAGTTGAAAAAGATAATAAAAGTGATGAAAATACTGATATAATAAAAGAAGAAAACATAAACTTTGTATCACAAATGAAAAAATAA
- a CDS encoding septum site-determining protein MinC, with translation MSLNEFTTSELVEFKGSKKGIIVNIKSKATFDEIKSSIINKLEASIGFFNGAKICSINCDYLTDIQIMMLKDDISSRFDVEFIEEANIKKSTSFQTKYVNNLRSGENIEFDGDIIVMTDMKSGSQVSSTCNVVVMGDVSSGARVVANGNVIVMGSVLGFIHAGANGNENAYAVAGNLNPKVLQIAKNIAEAPDDETYENNKQNGPEIAFVSNGTMVVENYLPKTIK, from the coding sequence ATGTCTTTGAATGAATTTACAACTAGTGAACTAGTAGAATTTAAAGGTAGTAAAAAAGGTATAATTGTAAACATCAAAAGTAAGGCAACTTTTGATGAAATAAAAAGTAGTATAATAAATAAGTTAGAGGCATCTATTGGTTTTTTTAATGGGGCTAAAATTTGTTCTATAAACTGTGATTATTTAACTGATATACAGATTATGATGTTAAAAGATGATATATCATCAAGATTTGATGTTGAGTTTATTGAAGAAGCCAATATAAAAAAATCTACAAGTTTTCAAACTAAATATGTAAACAATCTAAGGTCAGGCGAAAACATAGAGTTTGATGGAGATATAATTGTAATGACAGATATGAAATCAGGCTCTCAAGTAAGTTCTACTTGTAATGTTGTAGTGATGGGGGATGTAAGTTCAGGTGCTAGAGTAGTAGCAAATGGAAATGTAATAGTTATGGGTTCTGTTTTAGGATTTATTCATGCTGGAGCAAATGGAAATGAAAATGCATATGCAGTAGCAGGAAATCTAAATCCTAAAGTATTACAGATAGCTAAAAATATTGCTGAAGCACCAGACGATGAAACTTATGAAAATAATAAGCAAAATGGACCAGAAATAGCTTTTGTAAGTAATGGAACAATGGTTGTAGAAAATTACTTACCCAAAACAATAAAATAA
- the minD gene encoding septum site-determining protein MinD, which yields MSEVIVITSGKGGVGKTTTAANLGTALSLENKKTVIVDADIGLRNLDVVMGLENRIVYDIVDVVEGTCRLKQALIKDKRFENLYLLPAAQTRDKNAVTVEQMQELCAKLRESFDYILIDCPAGIEQGFKNAIAGADRAIVVTNPEVSAVRDADRIIGLLEANEIKDIRLVINRIRHDMVKRGDMMNKEDIIEILAIKLLGLVPDDESIIVSTNKGEPAILDSKSLAGQAYKNISRRILGDEIPMLVLDEETNIFSKIKKILGIAK from the coding sequence ATGAGTGAAGTTATAGTTATAACATCAGGTAAAGGTGGAGTTGGAAAGACTACTACCGCAGCTAACTTAGGAACTGCACTAAGCTTAGAAAATAAAAAAACAGTTATAGTAGATGCAGATATAGGTCTTAGAAACTTAGACGTAGTTATGGGACTTGAAAACAGAATAGTATATGATATAGTTGATGTTGTTGAAGGAACATGCAGACTTAAACAAGCTTTAATAAAAGATAAAAGATTTGAAAACTTATATCTATTACCTGCAGCTCAAACTAGAGATAAAAATGCAGTTACAGTTGAACAAATGCAGGAATTATGTGCTAAACTTAGAGAATCTTTTGATTATATATTAATAGATTGTCCAGCAGGAATCGAGCAAGGTTTCAAAAATGCTATAGCAGGTGCTGATAGAGCTATAGTTGTTACTAATCCAGAGGTATCTGCAGTTAGAGATGCTGATAGAATAATAGGATTATTAGAAGCTAATGAAATAAAGGATATAAGATTAGTTATAAATAGAATACGCCACGATATGGTAAAGCGTGGAGATATGATGAATAAGGAAGATATCATAGAAATATTAGCTATAAAATTATTAGGACTAGTTCCTGATGATGAAAGTATAATTGTTTCTACTAATAAAGGAGAGCCTGCTATACTTGATAGTAAATCGCTAGCAGGACAAGCATATAAAAATATATCGAGAAGAATATTAGGTGATGAAATACCTATGTTAGTATTAGATGAAGAAACTAATATATTTTCTAAAATAAAGAAAATATTAGGTATTGCTAAATAG
- the minE gene encoding cell division topological specificity factor MinE, with protein sequence MLDLFKVFSNESKTSKSVAKERLKLVLVHDRVDCSPKLLDMIKTDILKVIANYAEIEEDGLEIKMSKARGENDDMPVSALVANIPLRSLKERKM encoded by the coding sequence ATGTTAGATTTATTTAAAGTTTTTTCTAACGAATCTAAGACTAGTAAATCTGTAGCAAAAGAAAGATTAAAATTGGTTTTAGTACATGATAGAGTAGATTGTTCTCCTAAACTTCTAGACATGATAAAAACAGACATTCTTAAAGTTATAGCTAATTATGCTGAGATAGAAGAAGATGGCCTAGAAATAAAAATGTCTAAGGCTAGAGGAGAAAATGATGATATGCCGGTATCTGCATTAGTTGCAAATATACCGCTAAGAAGTTTAAAAGAGAGAAAAATGTAA